The window GGGGTTGCCAGCATCGATAATTAGCGATCGCGGCAGTCCCATCTTCAGCGGTACGAACCTGAAAGCCAACGCTGCTGAGCAGCTCTTTTAGCAGCTGGCGATCTACGGGCTGATCATCGACCACAAGAATACGAAGAGGGGGCTGATGGGCAGCTAACCCAACGACCCGGCAAGGAGGAGTGTCAGGCTGCGCAGCTGCTAGCTGCATCGGCAACTCTACCCGGAACAGAGCACCCGGGGTCTCAGTCACCTGCAGGTCAATACGCCCCCCCATGAGTTGGCTGTAGTCGCGACAGATGGCTAACCCCAACCCGATCCCCGCTTGGCAAGGATGTCCGGCGTCTGCGTGCATAAAGGCCTCAAACAGATGTTCTTGCTGCTCAGGGGCAACCCCTGGGCCGGTATCTTCTACCTCAAAGCGAAACCAGAGGGGGGTGCCCTGAGTTCCCTTTTTGGGGGCAGGCTGAATCGAGATCGGGTCAGCGACAAGGGATCGTGGGGAAGCAACCGTTGACGCGATGACGTCTCTATCCATATCCGCCCTATCGGGAGCTTCAAGTTCACTGACTCGCAGCACGACACTGCCTCGTTGGGTGAACTTGAGGGCGTTACTCAGTAAATTCATCAGGATCTGCCGCAGCTTGCCCACGTCTGCCTGCAGGTAACGAGGTAGGTGGGGCGATCGCATAACTTGCAGCGTTAGACCCTTCGCATCCGCCTCAATGCGAAACAGATCTTCCAAGGTTTGCAGCACCCGGTAGAGATCAAACCGTGTCTCTAGCAGAGTGATGTGCCCCGCTTCGATTTTAGAAATTGCCAGCACATCGTTAATTAGGCTGAGCAGATGTTCGCCGCTGCGGTTGATGATGTCTAGATGGGTACGCTGCAGCGCTGTGGACTGGGCACTGCGCTGCATAAGCTGAGTAAAGCCCAGAATCGCATTCAGCGGCGTGCGCAATTCATGGCTCATGTTCGCGATGAAGCGGCTTTTGGTGAGGTTTGCGGTTTCTGCTTTTTCCTTAGCTGCCGCTAGCTGCTGATTCGATTCGGCCAGTTCTGCCGTGCGCATGTTGACTTTCTGTTCAAGTAGGGCAAATGATCCTTTCAGGGCTGCTGCCATGAGGCTGAAGGAGGTAGCCAGTTCTTCCATCTCTTGGATGCCGTTGGCAGCGATCGTGGGGTTATGCCAGCATCCGTGGGAGAGATCCCTGGCAGCCTGATTCAGCTGTAGGATGGGTCGAAGCACCCAACGAGCGGTGAGCAGACCAATGGTGATCGCCAGGAGTAATGCCGCTAGCGACAGCATCAGCGTGGTGCGGGTGTTGGCGTTGATCTGCGCCGTAAAGTCAGATTCAGGCACCACCGTGATGAGTAGCCAGTCTAAGCCGATGATTTCCTCCAGGGGCATCACCTGCAGAAAATGGCGATCGCCATCGACCCAAAAGTCAAGCTGCTGGCCATTTTCTATCTGATTAAGGGGGCCAAAGCGAGTCTGCAGAAAATGGGCAGAAGCAGTGAGTAACGGCAACTGGGAGGTCTTGATGGGGAGGCGCTCGGCGGTGGCGCCGTCGGAACTGACCTGATAGGGATTGCCCGCAGTGGAGGTGGCCACAAGCTTACCGGTGGCAGGTTCAACAATAAAGGTCTCCCCTGACG is drawn from Leptolyngbya sp. SIO1E4 and contains these coding sequences:
- a CDS encoding response regulator, with amino-acid sequence MANGDPTQRLPWSLPRIPLRLVLILPFLLQVLGAVGLVGYLSWRNGQQAIYELAHRLMGEVSDRIETELSDHVGQATQVNRLNAEAIAQGMLNLNDPDRLNRYFLEQIQTFTGLTAIYWSTEAGTYVGAEHRPDGDYALGVADAVTTNGHLEIYSIDRQNRPAKRLHTAPYDPRTRPWYQLAVARGHPTWTEIFVWSPLVNMSIDTVQPIYDQGQLQGVLGVSLGLLDISQFLRQLDLGASGETFIVEPATGKLVATSTAGNPYQVSSDGATAERLPIKTSQLPLLTASAHFLQTRFGPLNQIENGQQLDFWVDGDRHFLQVMPLEEIIGLDWLLITVVPESDFTAQINANTRTTLMLSLAALLLAITIGLLTARWVLRPILQLNQAARDLSHGCWHNPTIAANGIQEMEELATSFSLMAAALKGSFALLEQKVNMRTAELAESNQQLAAAKEKAETANLTKSRFIANMSHELRTPLNAILGFTQLMQRSAQSTALQRTHLDIINRSGEHLLSLINDVLAISKIEAGHITLLETRFDLYRVLQTLEDLFRIEADAKGLTLQVMRSPHLPRYLQADVGKLRQILMNLLSNALKFTQRGSVVLRVSELEAPDRADMDRDVIASTVASPRSLVADPISIQPAPKKGTQGTPLWFRFEVEDTGPGVAPEQQEHLFEAFMHADAGHPCQAGIGLGLAICRDYSQLMGGRIDLQVTETPGALFRVELPMQLAAAQPDTPPCRVVGLAAHQPPLRILVVDDQPVDRQLLKELLSSVGFQVRTAEDGTAAIANYRCWQPHLIWMDMNMPVLDGYEVTQRIRAMQHEDPGAWVHEPESPPPSHPSSPCSPPLKIIALTASAFEADRAKILAAGCDDCVHKPYQAQEIFNVLAEHLGVTYRYQTDERSDWGNLDLRSPPLWEMSADWIQELQQASIEADRDWLIQLIAQVPQSCSDLKGHLTQLVDQLDFDALVELAETQTHAEAR